Proteins encoded together in one Impatiens glandulifera chromosome 1, dImpGla2.1, whole genome shotgun sequence window:
- the LOC124922291 gene encoding small RNA degrading nuclease 1-like encodes MSNITSQLSIMEAEFAAASKDALVEVVRMAQKRGMKGNKGTWKEFLAVYDKKFGSSLSDPSKRQPDALLSFIKTFNEQDMKVFYKVIQCRSNPDAIVQFANTHPDGESPEMKLVRLTLGHPYYALDYSFPSHEEGWLVTNPIKGKKKNAEISMIAVDCEMVLCEDGTEAVAKICVVDRSQAAKLNEFVKPDKAVVDYRSEITGLTAKDLEGARSSLADVQKSMRRLLSHGTILVGHGLNNDLKALKLDHARVIDTSLIFKYGVEGSYKRPSLFNLCKSVLGYDLRKTGAPHNCLDDATAAMKLVLAKIQSGEDTTVLPIPSEPVPEVDLSKLLLHRVPRILPTEKLHKIISGDFTIQSKPKKKGLADYYSALAIFKNQQEADKAFESANGKLETDSYGRPQKLISYKLENGVSGELYIRKNALGSSVGQVPSRKRALESEDKNPSELKILKTEKLGGESQCTTEATSDDCKIHLKEIERLNKQLKEKENEISSLNKIIVALTRKQGL; translated from the exons ATGTCAAATATCACATCACAACTCTCAATAATGGAGGCCGAGTTTGCCGCTGCCAGCAAAGAT GCGCTGGTTGAAGTTGTGAGAATGGCTCAGAAGAGAGGAATGAAAGGTAATAAGGGGACATGGAAGGAGTTTTTAGCTGTTTATGATAAAAAGTTTGGTTCAAGCTTGAGTGATCCATCTAAAAGGCAGCCAGATGCTTTGCTTTCTTTTATAAAGACATTCAACGAACAAGATATGAAG GTCTTCTATAAGGTTATTCAGTGTCGTTCTAACCCTGATGCCATTGTCCAGTTTGCGAATACACATCCAGATGGAGAGTCTCCTGAAATG AAACTGGTTCGTTTAACACTTGGACACCCGTATTACGCTCTAGATTATTCTTTTCCATCACATGAAGAG GGATGGTTGGTAACAAACCCCATTAAGGGAAAGAAAAAGAATGCAGAAATCTCCATGATTGCTGTTGATTGTGAAATGGTCCTTTGTGAAGATGGTACTGAAGCGGTGGCAAAGATTTGTGTTGTGGATCGTAGCCAAGCG GCCAAACTGAATGAGTTTGTGAAGCCAGACAAAGCAGTTGTTGACTACAGGTCCGAAATCACTGGACTTACAGCAAAAGATTTGGAAGGTGCTAGGTCTTCCTTAGCTGATGTTCAG AAATCAATGAGGAGGTTGTTATCACATGGAACAATTTTAGTTGGCCATGGATTGAACAATGATCTGAAAG CACTGAAGTTGGATCATGCAAGAGTTATTGATAcatctttaatatttaaatatggagTTGAGGGAAGCTACAAGAGACCATCTTTGTTTAACTTATGTAAG TCTGTGTTGGGATATGACCTTAGAAAAACAGGTGCTCCTCACAACTGTTTGGATGATGCCACTGCTGCAATGAAGCTTGTTCTTGCCAAAATTCAGTCAGGGGAGGATACTACTGTATTACCAATTCCCAGTGAGCCA GTTCCAGAGGTTGATTTGTCAAAGCTACTACTTCATAGGGTGCCAAGAATTCTTCCGACTGAAAAATTACATAAGATTATATCTGGAGATTTTACCATTCAAAGCAAG CCTAAAAAAAAAGGTCTAGCAGACTACTATTCAGCTCTAGCTATATTCAAAAATCAGCAAGAAGCAGATAAAGCATTTGAAAGTGCTAATGGAAAATTGGAAACT gaTTCTTATGGAAGGCCACAAAAGCTAATTTCATACAAGCTTGAGAATGGAGTAAGTGGTGAACTCTATATTCGTAAAAATGCACTTGGTTCTTCTGTAGGCCAAGTTCCGTCAAGGAAAAGGGCATTAGAATCAGAAGATAAAAACCCAAGTGAATTGAAGATTTTGAAGACCGAAAAACTTGGAGGAGAATCACAGTGTACAACAGAGGCTACTTCCGATGATTGTAAAATCCATCTTAAGGAAATCGAAAGATTGAATAAACAATTGAAGGAGAAGGAAAATGAAATATCAAGCTTGAACAAGATCATCGTTGCTCTTACTAGGAAACAAGGACTCTAA